A region of the bacterium genome:
GGAAGGCACTGTAAAAGAGCCAGATGATGAGCGCGCCGACTTCCTTCGGGTCCCAGCTCCAGAAGGAACCCCAGGCGCTTTCGGCCCAGATAGCACCGGCGAAGAGCGCACCGAGGGTGTAAAGCGGATAGCCGAGCGCGACGGCGCGGTAGTTCACTTCATCGAGCAGTCTGCCGTCAAGATGGAGTTTGCCGGCAACTTTGCCGAAACCTAATGCGGTATGCAGGAGAAATGCTCCGATAGTTCCGAAGACGAGCGTGACGCCGAAGAATTCAAAAATGCGCAAGGGGCTGTCGGGAGTCAGGCCGAGTTTGCCGGTGCTCATGAGGATTCCACCGGCCAGCGCTCCGAGAAAGAGTCCGGAAAAACCGATGGCGGTCCAGTAGCGCGTTTCGACGGATGGAGTGCTTTTGAAGAGATAGTTCCAGACAAAGCCTGCGGGAACCAAGTAAATACCGAGCAGCATCAGCACATTGCCGCCGCGCATGGGAGCACCGAGCAACTGCATGGTGGATTGGTTCGCAAACGCATCGCTGACGTTGCCGATGACAGCAATAATCAAGGGAATAAAGACCAAGACGCGGAGTGGGACGCGAACGGAGGGCTGGAAGGGTCGCTTGGCTTCTTCTTCACTGCGCACGGCGAGCAGATAAACAAAAGAGACGGCCGCAGCAACGGCGAATGCTCCGGCACCGACAGACGCGAGAGTCACGTGAATGATAAGCCACGAGCTGCGCAGCGCGGGCATCAGTTGCTGGCTGGGATCTTTCGGCAGCAACGACGCCGCGACCATCAGCATGATGACGACCGGAGAAATCAGCGCGCTGATTACCCAATTCTTGTAACGCCACGTGAGGAAAGCGAAACTCAGCACAGCCATCCAGCTCATGACCGCCATGTATTCGTACATGTTGGACATGGGAAAGTGACCGGTGTGATTCCAGCGCCAGAAGAAGGCAATCGTCTGCGGAATGAAGCCTGCAGCGAAAGCTACAGAGCCGAGTTTGGTCCAGAAGGGCTTGCGCGCGGCAAGCCAAATTGTGAAGGAGAGCCAACCAACAAGATAGGCCCAGAAAGCAAACCAGAAGAGTTGTACGTCAAGTGTGGGTGCCATAGGACACCTGCTTAGTTATTGTGAATTAGTGAAGGACAACGTCAGTAATTTCGGAAAACGTTCGCGTATAGTCAAGCAGTATTGGCGTTTAT
Encoded here:
- the ccsA gene encoding cytochrome c biogenesis protein CcsA is translated as MAPTLDVQLFWFAFWAYLVGWLSFTIWLAARKPFWTKLGSVAFAAGFIPQTIAFFWRWNHTGHFPMSNMYEYMAVMSWMAVLSFAFLTWRYKNWVISALISPVVIMLMVAASLLPKDPSQQLMPALRSSWLIIHVTLASVGAGAFAVAAAVSFVYLLAVRSEEEAKRPFQPSVRVPLRVLVFIPLIIAVIGNVSDAFANQSTMQLLGAPMRGGNVLMLLGIYLVPAGFVWNYLFKSTPSVETRYWTAIGFSGLFLGALAGGILMSTGKLGLTPDSPLRIFEFFGVTLVFGTIGAFLLHTALGFGKVAGKLHLDGRLLDEVNYRAVALGYPLYTLGALFAGAIWAESAWGSFWSWDPKEVGALIIWLFYSAFLHARYQRGWSGPRTAVLSLIGFAMMMLSLFGNYFFGGLHAYA